One part of the Sphingopyxis sp. PAMC25046 genome encodes these proteins:
- the ybaL gene encoding YbaL family putative K(+) efflux transporter translates to MPHDTTLIGTIVAGLGVAFLMGALAHRLKISPIAGYLLAGILVGPFTPGFVADTGLAMQLAEIGVILLMFGVGLHFSLKDLLSVRKIAVPGAILQIAVATALGMMLGLWLGWSIEGSAVFGLALSVASTVVLLRALQARDMVETEKGRIAVGWLIVEDLVMVLALVLLPAMFGARGDEASGAGLLQSAGIVFVKVVGFGAFMFLIARRILPWVLHWVAHSGSRELFRLAVLAIALGVAFGAAVIFDVSFALGAFFAGMILGETQLSRRAAEETLPLRDAFAVLFFVSVGMLFNPEVLTEQPGPVVATVAIIVVGKSLAAYALVRAFGHPNQTALTISVSLAQIGEFSFILAGLGVGLKVLPETGRDLILAGAMLSILFNPILFTLVVKRIRSDAPAAEQPGSAADETPGPCNAGVVLIGYGRVGSHIGGMICGRGEGLTVIEDQKDMAAAAEAAGATVIIGDATKESILRQAGLDAASTLLIAIPEGVEAGAIVRRARAINPKLVIVARAHSDEEVSDLVRRGADHVVMAERETASRMAERAMLTRA, encoded by the coding sequence ATGCCGCATGATACCACGCTGATCGGAACCATCGTCGCGGGCTTGGGGGTCGCCTTCCTGATGGGCGCGCTCGCGCACCGGCTCAAAATCTCGCCGATCGCGGGCTATCTGCTCGCCGGTATCCTCGTCGGGCCCTTCACTCCGGGCTTTGTCGCCGACACGGGACTGGCGATGCAACTCGCCGAGATCGGCGTCATCCTCCTCATGTTCGGGGTCGGCCTCCATTTTTCGCTGAAGGACCTGCTTTCGGTTCGCAAGATCGCGGTGCCGGGCGCGATTCTGCAGATCGCGGTCGCGACCGCGCTCGGCATGATGCTCGGGCTATGGCTCGGCTGGTCGATCGAGGGGAGCGCGGTGTTCGGCCTTGCGCTGTCGGTCGCATCGACCGTCGTGCTGCTGCGCGCATTGCAGGCGCGCGACATGGTGGAGACCGAGAAGGGGCGCATCGCGGTCGGCTGGCTGATCGTCGAGGACCTCGTCATGGTGCTCGCGCTCGTGCTGCTGCCCGCGATGTTCGGCGCGCGCGGCGACGAGGCCAGTGGCGCCGGGCTGCTGCAATCGGCGGGGATCGTCTTCGTCAAGGTGGTCGGCTTCGGCGCCTTCATGTTCCTAATCGCGCGGCGAATCCTGCCGTGGGTACTCCACTGGGTCGCGCATTCGGGATCGCGCGAGCTCTTCCGGCTTGCGGTACTGGCGATCGCGCTCGGGGTCGCATTCGGCGCGGCGGTGATTTTCGATGTGAGCTTTGCGCTCGGCGCCTTCTTCGCCGGCATGATCCTCGGCGAGACGCAATTGTCGCGGCGCGCCGCCGAAGAGACGCTGCCGCTGCGCGACGCTTTTGCCGTGCTCTTCTTCGTGTCGGTGGGAATGCTCTTCAATCCCGAAGTCTTGACCGAACAGCCGGGCCCGGTCGTCGCAACGGTGGCGATCATCGTCGTCGGCAAATCGCTCGCCGCCTACGCGCTCGTCCGCGCCTTCGGCCATCCGAACCAGACCGCGCTGACGATCTCGGTCAGCCTCGCACAGATCGGCGAATTCTCGTTCATCCTCGCCGGGCTGGGCGTCGGTCTGAAAGTGTTGCCCGAAACGGGACGCGACCTGATCCTCGCGGGGGCGATGCTCTCGATCCTGTTCAACCCGATCCTGTTCACGCTGGTGGTCAAACGCATCCGTTCCGACGCGCCCGCCGCGGAGCAGCCCGGGAGCGCGGCCGACGAAACGCCCGGGCCGTGCAACGCCGGGGTCGTGCTGATCGGTTACGGCCGCGTCGGCAGCCATATCGGCGGGATGATCTGCGGACGCGGCGAGGGGCTGACGGTGATCGAGGACCAGAAGGACATGGCCGCCGCCGCCGAGGCCGCGGGCGCGACGGTGATTATCGGCGATGCGACGAAGGAGAGCATCCTGCGCCAGGCCGGGCTCGATGCGGCGTCGACGCTGCTGATCGCGATTCCCGAAGGGGTCGAGGCGGGCGCGATCGTGCGGCGCGCGCGCGCGATCAACCCCAAGCTCGTCATCGTCGCGCGCGCGCATTCGGACGAGGAAGTGAGCGATCTGGTGCGGCGCGGCGCCGACCATGTCGTGATGGCCGAGCGCGAGACCGCGTCGCGCATGGCCGAGCGCGCGATGCTGACACGGGCTTGA
- the recQ gene encoding DNA helicase RecQ yields MSADALLPLLKSTFGFDHFRGRQGEVVDRVMAGERTLAVMPTGAGKSLTYQLPAVALTGCVVVVSPLIALMHDQLRGARAAGIRAASLTSVDADFADTRQAYRDGELDLLYIAPERATGEGFRSLMEARAPALFAIDEAHCVSEWGHDFRPDYRLLRPLLDAFPAVPRLALTATADKHTREDILVQLGIPDEGLVLAGFDRPNIRYRVTPRGSPAKQLTDFIAANPGPGIVYCPTRDGTERMAAKLAAATGRSVAAYHAGLDPERRAQVQHDFVASEDGIVTATVAFGMGIDKPDVRFVAHAGLPKSIESYYQETGRAGRDGDPAEALMLWGAEDFARARMRLGELPEGRQASERARLNSLAALVETVECRRALLLRHFGESPPERCGNCDTCLEPPRQIDATVLAQKLLSAVYRTGQSFGAGHVEAVLTGRSDERISQRGHDKLSVFGIVAGEEARLIKPLVRTLVAREALETTEHGGLMFGPAGRAMMKGEAPVLIAEPPVKRTQRASRADRAAANPVGDPLFDALRAMRRELAAEAGVPPYVIFHDAVLRAMASERPATRSALADIPGVGGKKLDAWGDAFLNVIRQY; encoded by the coding sequence ATGTCCGCCGACGCGCTCCTCCCGCTGCTCAAATCCACCTTCGGTTTCGATCATTTCCGCGGCCGCCAGGGCGAGGTCGTCGATCGCGTGATGGCGGGCGAGCGCACGCTCGCGGTGATGCCGACGGGGGCGGGCAAGTCGCTGACCTACCAATTGCCTGCGGTGGCGCTGACCGGTTGCGTCGTTGTGGTCTCTCCGCTGATCGCGCTGATGCACGATCAGCTGCGCGGCGCGCGCGCGGCGGGGATTCGCGCCGCGAGCCTGACGAGCGTCGATGCCGATTTCGCCGACACGCGGCAGGCGTATCGCGACGGCGAACTCGACCTCCTCTATATCGCGCCCGAGCGCGCGACAGGTGAAGGCTTCCGGTCGCTGATGGAAGCGCGCGCGCCGGCGCTGTTCGCGATCGACGAGGCACATTGCGTTTCCGAATGGGGGCATGATTTCCGGCCCGATTACCGGCTGCTGCGGCCGCTGCTCGATGCATTTCCTGCGGTGCCGCGTCTCGCGCTGACGGCGACGGCGGACAAGCACACGCGCGAGGATATCCTCGTCCAGCTCGGCATTCCGGACGAGGGGCTGGTGCTCGCGGGCTTCGACCGCCCGAATATCCGCTACCGCGTGACGCCGCGCGGGAGTCCCGCGAAGCAACTCACCGATTTTATCGCCGCCAATCCCGGGCCGGGGATCGTCTATTGCCCGACGCGCGACGGGACCGAACGCATGGCGGCGAAGCTTGCCGCCGCCACGGGGCGCAGCGTTGCCGCCTATCACGCCGGGCTCGATCCCGAGCGCCGCGCGCAGGTGCAGCATGATTTCGTCGCGTCGGAGGACGGGATCGTCACCGCGACGGTCGCTTTCGGCATGGGAATCGACAAGCCCGACGTGCGTTTCGTCGCGCACGCCGGGCTGCCGAAGTCGATCGAGAGCTATTATCAGGAAACCGGACGCGCGGGGCGTGACGGCGACCCCGCCGAGGCGCTGATGCTGTGGGGCGCCGAGGATTTCGCGCGCGCGCGGATGCGGCTCGGCGAATTGCCCGAAGGCCGACAAGCAAGCGAGCGGGCGCGGCTCAATTCGCTTGCGGCGCTGGTCGAGACGGTCGAGTGCCGCCGCGCGCTACTGTTACGCCATTTCGGCGAGTCGCCGCCCGAACGCTGCGGCAATTGCGACACCTGCCTCGAACCGCCGCGCCAGATCGATGCGACGGTGCTCGCGCAGAAACTGCTTTCGGCGGTCTATCGCACCGGGCAAAGCTTTGGCGCCGGGCATGTCGAGGCGGTGCTGACGGGGCGGAGCGACGAGCGCATTTCCCAGCGCGGTCACGACAAGCTTTCGGTCTTCGGCATCGTCGCGGGCGAGGAGGCGCGGCTGATCAAGCCGCTCGTCCGCACGCTCGTCGCGCGCGAGGCGCTCGAGACGACCGAGCATGGCGGGCTGATGTTCGGCCCCGCCGGGCGCGCGATGATGAAGGGCGAAGCGCCGGTGCTGATCGCCGAGCCGCCGGTGAAGCGGACGCAGAGGGCTTCGCGGGCCGATCGGGCGGCCGCGAACCCGGTCGGCGATCCGTTGTTCGATGCGCTGCGCGCGATGCGGCGCGAACTGGCGGCCGAAGCCGGGGTGCCGCCCTATGTGATCTTCCACGACGCGGTGCTGCGCGCGATGGCGAGCGAGCGCCCCGCGACGCGGAGCGCGCTCGCCGACATTCCCGGCGTCGGCGGCAAGAAGCTCGACGCGTGGGGCGACGCGTTTCTGAACGTGATCCGCCAATATTGA
- a CDS encoding TIGR01244 family sulfur transferase, with protein sequence MSDFRPLSAQFSVAPQIGIEDVAEAKAQGFALVVNNRPDGEEPAAPQGEHIGGACAAEGLAYAAIPIGHAGFSHAQIDALDKLLASATGPILAYCRSGTRSTHLWALTRARAGDDVGGIVDAAAKAGYDLSGLRPMLDALSGSK encoded by the coding sequence ATGAGCGATTTTCGTCCCCTGTCCGCCCAGTTCAGCGTCGCGCCGCAGATCGGCATCGAGGATGTCGCCGAGGCCAAGGCGCAAGGCTTTGCATTGGTGGTGAACAACCGTCCCGACGGCGAGGAACCGGCGGCGCCGCAGGGCGAGCATATCGGGGGCGCCTGCGCCGCCGAGGGGCTGGCCTACGCCGCGATTCCGATCGGCCATGCGGGGTTCAGCCATGCGCAGATCGACGCGCTCGACAAATTGCTGGCGAGCGCGACGGGGCCAATCCTCGCCTATTGCCGTTCGGGAACGCGCTCGACGCACCTGTGGGCGCTGACGCGCGCGCGCGCCGGCGACGACGTCGGCGGCATCGTCGATGCGGCCGCGAAGGCGGGTTACGATCTTTCGGGGCTGCGGCCAATGCTGGACGCGCTTTCAGGCTCGAAATGA
- a CDS encoding sterol desaturase family protein, producing MPELPDPVVYAVPAFILLLIVEMLISLRRDRSRYEARDTLTSLMLGTVSQVAGALVGAAVIGMAVWVYQFRLFDIGIEFSTWWWAWILCFFLDDLAYYAFHRSAHRVRWFWASHVIHHSSQHYNLSTALRQTWTGFFSLGFIFRLPLFLIGFPPAMVFFCAGLNLIYQFWIHTEAIGRMPRWFEAVMNTPSHHRVHHGVNPRYLDANYAGVFIIWDRMFGSFVAERDDEPVRYGIVKQLGSFNILWAAVHEWVGIAKDVWAAPWRHKLDYMWREPGWSHDGSRATSATIKERWAAGRPVEEPAE from the coding sequence GTGCCTGAACTTCCCGATCCCGTCGTCTATGCCGTGCCCGCCTTCATCCTGCTGCTGATCGTGGAAATGCTGATCTCGCTGCGCCGCGACCGGAGCCGCTACGAAGCGCGAGATACGCTGACCTCGCTGATGCTCGGCACGGTGAGCCAGGTCGCGGGCGCGCTCGTCGGTGCGGCGGTGATCGGCATGGCGGTGTGGGTCTATCAATTCCGTCTGTTCGACATCGGGATCGAGTTCAGCACTTGGTGGTGGGCGTGGATCCTCTGCTTCTTTCTCGACGATCTCGCCTATTATGCCTTTCACCGCAGCGCGCACCGCGTGCGCTGGTTCTGGGCGAGCCATGTCATCCATCATTCGAGCCAGCATTATAATCTGTCGACCGCGCTCCGGCAGACGTGGACCGGCTTCTTCAGCCTCGGTTTCATCTTCCGCCTGCCTTTGTTCCTGATCGGCTTTCCGCCCGCGATGGTCTTTTTCTGCGCGGGGCTGAACCTGATCTACCAGTTCTGGATCCATACCGAGGCAATCGGGCGGATGCCGCGCTGGTTCGAGGCGGTGATGAACACGCCGTCGCACCACCGCGTACACCACGGCGTCAATCCGCGCTATCTCGATGCGAACTATGCCGGCGTCTTCATCATCTGGGACAGGATGTTCGGCAGCTTCGTCGCCGAACGCGACGACGAGCCGGTGCGTTACGGCATCGTCAAGCAGCTCGGCAGCTTCAACATCCTGTGGGCCGCGGTCCATGAATGGGTCGGGATCGCGAAGGACGTGTGGGCCGCGCCGTGGCGGCACAAGCTCGACTATATGTGGCGCGAGCCCGGCTGGAGCCACGACGGCAGCCGCGCGACGAGCGCGACGATCAAGGAACGCTGGGCCGCCGGACGGCCGGTCGAGGAACCGGCGGAGTGA
- a CDS encoding GMC family oxidoreductase N-terminal domain-containing protein produces MDQFDIIVIGGGSAGSAAAGRLAEDGKRSVCLVEAGGRNDNMLIKTPGFMPFIRNSSNYKYETVPQKGLNGRTGYQPRGRGLGGSSAINAMVYIRGAAFDYDQWASLGATGWSYADVLPWFKRAEHNERGADDFHGSGGPLNVMDQRWPNVTSRRFVESAAALQLPRTADFNGASQEGFGLYQVTQKAGERWSAARAYVEPLREHGNFAVRTGALVEKIVVEDGRATGVVIRRGSKRETLRARGGVVLSAGAFNSPQILMLSGIGPGAHLKDKGIEVALDRAGVGANLQDHIDYVSSWETRSADPFGDSAGGTWRMVKAIFEHRTKRSGIMTTCFAEAGGFWKSRPDLPAPDIQYHFVPAMLEDHGRTKVKGHGFSCHACVLRPESRGSVTLASPDAAAAPLIDPGFLTDDRDMATLRAGVRMMHRIAAAPPLSDYAGVDRHPVDLGDDSALDALIRSRADTVYHPVGTCRMGSDADAVVDPALKLNGVDGLWVADASIMPRLVSGNTNAPSIMIGERAADFVKAALA; encoded by the coding sequence ATGGATCAGTTCGACATCATCGTCATCGGCGGAGGCAGCGCGGGCAGCGCGGCGGCGGGGCGGCTCGCCGAGGACGGCAAGCGCAGCGTTTGTCTGGTCGAGGCGGGCGGGCGCAACGACAATATGCTGATCAAGACGCCGGGCTTCATGCCCTTCATCCGGAACAGCTCGAATTATAAATATGAAACGGTGCCGCAAAAGGGGCTGAACGGGCGCACCGGATACCAGCCGCGCGGGCGCGGGCTCGGCGGGTCGAGCGCGATCAACGCGATGGTCTATATCCGTGGGGCAGCCTTCGATTACGACCAGTGGGCGTCGCTGGGCGCGACGGGGTGGAGCTATGCCGACGTACTTCCCTGGTTCAAACGCGCCGAACATAATGAGCGCGGAGCCGACGATTTCCACGGCAGCGGCGGGCCGCTCAACGTCATGGACCAGCGCTGGCCCAATGTGACGAGCCGGCGCTTCGTCGAGAGCGCGGCGGCGCTGCAACTGCCGCGCACGGCCGATTTCAACGGTGCGAGCCAGGAGGGGTTCGGCCTCTATCAGGTGACGCAGAAAGCGGGCGAACGCTGGTCGGCGGCGCGCGCCTATGTCGAGCCCTTGCGCGAACATGGCAATTTCGCGGTGCGCACGGGGGCGCTGGTCGAGAAGATCGTCGTCGAGGACGGCCGCGCGACGGGGGTGGTCATCCGGCGCGGATCGAAACGCGAGACGCTCCGTGCGCGCGGCGGGGTGGTTCTGTCGGCGGGCGCCTTCAACAGCCCGCAGATATTGATGCTGTCGGGGATCGGGCCGGGCGCGCATCTCAAGGACAAGGGGATCGAGGTCGCTCTCGACCGCGCTGGCGTCGGCGCGAATCTGCAGGACCATATCGACTATGTGTCGAGCTGGGAAACGCGCTCGGCCGACCCGTTCGGCGACAGCGCGGGCGGCACCTGGCGGATGGTCAAGGCGATCTTCGAGCATCGCACCAAACGCAGCGGCATCATGACGACCTGCTTCGCCGAGGCGGGCGGCTTCTGGAAATCGCGGCCGGACCTGCCCGCGCCCGACATCCAGTATCATTTCGTCCCCGCGATGCTCGAGGACCATGGCCGGACGAAGGTGAAGGGGCATGGTTTTTCGTGCCACGCCTGCGTGCTGCGTCCCGAAAGCCGCGGGTCGGTAACGCTGGCGTCGCCCGATGCCGCCGCGGCGCCGCTGATCGACCCGGGCTTCCTGACCGACGACCGCGACATGGCGACCTTGCGGGCGGGCGTAAGGATGATGCACCGCATCGCGGCGGCGCCGCCGCTGTCGGACTATGCCGGGGTCGACCGCCATCCGGTCGATCTGGGCGACGATTCCGCGCTCGACGCGCTGATCCGCAGCCGCGCCGACACCGTCTATCACCCTGTCGGCACGTGCCGGATGGGCAGCGATGCCGATGCGGTGGTCGATCCGGCGCTGAAGCTGAACGGCGTCGACGGACTGTGGGTCGCCGACGCGAGCATCATGCCGCGGCTGGTCAGCGGCAACACCAACGCGCCGAGCATCATGATCGGCGAACGCGCGGCTGACTTCGTGAAGGCGGCGCTGGCCTGA
- a CDS encoding winged helix-turn-helix transcriptional regulator, whose protein sequence is MTSSKSDPLPPDPVLVQLGSHRWLVPLLADLAGHKGARFVELIHRLGLPRDSLTRTLEAAQAIGWVRRNPGHGHPLRPEYILTETGQAAAARAATIADAHGALGLPSGAATRWGLPLVVGIGAGHDRFNALSRLLAPATPRALSQGLAALGRHGLVTREVIDMRPPASRYDLTGNGRLLAAACS, encoded by the coding sequence ATGACGTCAAGCAAGTCCGATCCGCTGCCTCCCGACCCCGTTCTGGTTCAGCTCGGAAGCCACCGCTGGCTGGTGCCCTTGCTCGCCGATCTCGCTGGTCACAAGGGCGCGCGCTTCGTCGAGCTCATCCACCGGCTGGGACTGCCCCGCGACAGCCTGACGCGGACACTGGAGGCCGCGCAGGCGATCGGCTGGGTGCGGCGCAACCCCGGTCACGGCCACCCGCTCCGCCCTGAATATATATTGACCGAAACGGGACAAGCGGCCGCCGCGCGCGCCGCGACGATTGCCGACGCCCATGGCGCGCTCGGCCTGCCGTCCGGCGCCGCGACGCGCTGGGGACTGCCGCTCGTTGTCGGCATCGGCGCGGGGCACGACCGCTTCAACGCGCTGTCGCGTCTGCTCGCCCCTGCGACACCGCGCGCGCTGTCGCAGGGGCTGGCTGCGCTTGGGCGCCATGGGCTGGTGACGCGCGAGGTGATCGACATGCGCCCGCCGGCGAGTCGGTATGACCTGACGGGCAACGGGCGATTGTTGGCGGCCGCTTGCTCTTAG
- a CDS encoding VOC family protein has translation MALEYGSELTCSMGVKDMTASIAWYERVMRCELLYRADEIGWCELRTPMAGVNIGLSEVESVVQGGGATNVFEVADIVQAKAHLDAEGVRQDGDIQHIPGLVKLLTFFDPDGNAFMFSQSEMAS, from the coding sequence ATGGCGCTCGAATATGGATCCGAGCTGACCTGCTCGATGGGGGTGAAGGACATGACCGCGTCGATCGCCTGGTATGAGCGGGTGATGCGCTGCGAACTGCTCTACCGCGCCGACGAGATCGGCTGGTGCGAGCTACGGACGCCAATGGCAGGGGTCAATATCGGGCTCAGCGAGGTCGAGAGCGTCGTGCAGGGCGGCGGCGCGACCAATGTGTTCGAGGTCGCCGACATCGTCCAGGCCAAGGCGCATCTCGATGCCGAAGGCGTGCGGCAGGACGGCGATATCCAGCATATCCCCGGGCTGGTGAAGCTGCTCACCTTTTTCGATCCCGACGGCAACGCCTTCATGTTCTCGCAGTCCGAGATGGCGTCATGA
- a CDS encoding TonB-dependent receptor — MNARASLLAGLSYLALASVPAAAQDAPSGSYDGNEIIVTATKRDASLQDVPFSINAQTEQAIERANASTIEDLSRNVAGLTVQNLGPGQSQVSVRGVSAGQIARDQPGVKEQVGVYLDESVVSLSLFTPDLDLFDLNRVETLRGPQGTLFGSGSVGGTLRYITNQPTTDRVEGKVEGNVNLVDGDDFGGHLKGAINLPLSSNLAMRAVGYYTRYGGFIDALREGGGVTEDVNSGERYGGRVSLRWEPAENLSITPRFLYQKVTTDGFNRQEVYNLFANQFTTTRPQVAFEERQQYLLLDEAFEDEVKLFDLTMNYGGDTIGLTSVTSYTDRDILVSRDASALTGSVSADLAFPDAGILLPSNLVDTTGVKQFTQELRVNSAGEGPFQWLVGGYYANVKRDYAQRLPTPGYDGFTDATLGAGTSAAVANGFGPDSPYNADIPYDLSQIAIFGELSYDFTERLTATVGGRYYAFDETRRFVSGGLFTNGDNDRDKTSSTGFSPRLLLSYDVADGVTLNAQASKGFRLGGVNDPLNLPLCDGGVPNGPDAETFGGRPRYDDETLWNYEGGVKAQFGGITFNAAGFYTKINNLQVTADAGSCSSRIVFNADAHTMGLEFELSASPVTGLDLGLSGSYVEAEFDSTLTRPNGTVIEGIRDGNRLPSVPKFQMAANATYSFPIDASGNSNAFVTASFQHVGSRYTQPGDQENNPRTFVHGFTFGGAPIGSATTLELKLPDYQLVNLGAGIEFPDELEISVYVNNLLDENALLAFDRERGGRARLGFATNQPRTFGVTVRKGF, encoded by the coding sequence ATGAATGCACGAGCATCTTTGCTCGCTGGCTTGTCGTACCTTGCGCTCGCAAGCGTCCCGGCAGCGGCGCAGGACGCGCCATCGGGCAGCTATGACGGCAACGAGATCATCGTCACCGCGACCAAGCGCGACGCCAGCCTTCAGGACGTTCCCTTTTCGATCAACGCCCAGACCGAGCAGGCGATCGAGCGCGCCAATGCGAGCACGATCGAGGATCTGTCGCGCAACGTCGCGGGGCTGACCGTCCAGAATCTCGGGCCCGGGCAGAGCCAGGTGTCGGTACGCGGCGTTTCCGCCGGGCAGATCGCGCGCGACCAGCCGGGCGTCAAGGAACAGGTCGGCGTCTACCTCGACGAATCGGTCGTCTCGCTGTCGCTGTTCACCCCGGACCTCGACCTGTTCGATTTGAACCGCGTCGAAACGCTGCGCGGGCCGCAAGGCACGCTCTTCGGCTCGGGTTCGGTCGGCGGCACGCTGCGCTATATCACCAATCAGCCGACCACCGACCGTGTGGAAGGCAAGGTCGAGGGCAATGTGAACCTCGTCGACGGCGACGATTTCGGCGGCCATCTCAAGGGTGCGATCAACCTGCCCCTGAGCTCCAACCTCGCGATGCGCGCGGTCGGCTATTACACGCGCTACGGCGGTTTCATCGATGCGCTGCGCGAAGGCGGCGGGGTCACAGAGGACGTCAACAGCGGCGAACGCTATGGCGGCCGCGTGTCGCTCCGCTGGGAACCGGCCGAGAATCTCTCGATCACCCCGCGCTTCCTTTACCAAAAGGTTACGACCGACGGTTTCAACCGGCAGGAAGTCTATAATCTCTTCGCCAACCAGTTCACGACAACGCGCCCGCAGGTGGCGTTCGAGGAGCGCCAGCAATATCTGCTGCTCGACGAAGCGTTCGAGGACGAGGTCAAGCTCTTCGATCTCACGATGAACTATGGCGGCGACACGATCGGCCTGACCTCGGTCACGAGCTATACCGATCGCGACATCCTCGTCAGCCGCGATGCGAGCGCGCTCACGGGCAGCGTGTCAGCCGATCTCGCCTTCCCCGACGCGGGTATCCTGCTCCCGTCGAACCTCGTCGACACGACGGGGGTCAAGCAGTTCACGCAGGAACTTCGCGTGAACTCGGCAGGCGAAGGCCCCTTCCAATGGCTCGTCGGCGGCTATTATGCGAACGTCAAACGCGACTATGCCCAGCGCCTGCCGACGCCCGGTTATGATGGCTTCACCGACGCGACCCTCGGCGCCGGAACTTCGGCTGCGGTGGCGAATGGCTTCGGCCCCGATTCGCCCTACAACGCCGACATTCCCTATGACCTGTCGCAGATCGCGATTTTCGGCGAACTCAGCTATGATTTCACCGAGCGCCTCACCGCAACGGTGGGCGGGCGCTATTATGCCTTCGACGAAACGCGGCGCTTCGTATCGGGCGGGCTGTTTACGAACGGCGACAATGACCGCGACAAGACCTCGTCGACCGGCTTTTCGCCGCGCCTGCTCTTGAGCTACGACGTGGCCGACGGGGTCACGCTCAACGCGCAGGCGTCGAAGGGCTTCCGCCTCGGCGGCGTCAACGATCCGCTGAACCTTCCGCTATGCGACGGCGGGGTTCCGAACGGCCCCGATGCCGAGACCTTCGGCGGCCGGCCGCGCTACGACGACGAAACGCTGTGGAACTACGAAGGCGGGGTAAAGGCGCAGTTCGGCGGCATCACCTTCAACGCCGCCGGCTTCTATACCAAGATCAACAATCTGCAGGTCACCGCCGACGCCGGCAGTTGCTCGTCGCGCATCGTGTTCAACGCCGACGCGCATACGATGGGGCTGGAATTCGAGCTGTCGGCGAGCCCCGTCACCGGGCTCGATCTCGGATTGTCGGGCAGCTATGTCGAGGCCGAGTTCGATTCGACGCTGACGCGCCCGAACGGCACGGTGATCGAGGGCATACGCGACGGCAACCGCCTGCCCTCGGTACCGAAGTTCCAGATGGCGGCGAACGCGACCTACAGCTTCCCGATCGACGCATCGGGGAACAGCAACGCCTTCGTCACCGCCTCCTTCCAGCATGTCGGCAGCCGCTATACGCAGCCGGGGGACCAGGAGAACAACCCGCGCACCTTCGTCCACGGCTTCACCTTCGGCGGCGCGCCGATCGGCTCGGCGACGACGCTCGAACTCAAGCTGCCCGACTATCAGCTGGTCAATCTCGGCGCCGGGATCGAATTCCCCGACGAACTCGAAATCTCGGTCTATGTGAACAATCTGCTCGACGAAAATGCGCTACTCGCCTTCGACCGCGAACGCGGCGGGCGCGCACGGCTCGGCTTTGCGACGAACCAGCCGCGCACCTTCGGCGTCACGGTGCGAAAGGGCTTTTAA